From a region of the Triticum aestivum cultivar Chinese Spring chromosome 7D, IWGSC CS RefSeq v2.1, whole genome shotgun sequence genome:
- the LOC123170723 gene encoding tyrosine decarboxylase 1-like — translation MGSAAADALLPLDPETFAAESHAVVDFLDGYYRNIQSYPVRPDAELGRLRTLLPDAAPEDGEPVDVVLEDVRRHIVPGLMHWQSPSFFAYYPMNASTAGFAGEMLSAGLNVVPFAWAASPAATELEAVVVDWMAKLVGLPERFLFSGGGGGVLQGSTCEAVVCTLVAARDRALIMLGGHEGILRLVVYASDQSHSTFQKGARIVGIPPANFRVIQTSAASSYGLTADSVRRAVDADVASGLVPLYLCATVGTTGLGAVDPLRELGEVARRYDMWLHVDAAHAGSSLICREFQDCLDGAELADSVSMNPHKWFLTNMECCCLWVASPAALTSALSSNPEYLNNISTENAAAMDMVDYKDWQIALSRPFRAMKLWVVLRRYGAVAMRAYIRRHIDMARWFELELEADERFEVVVPRRFSLVAFRLRPRHEGDDVEALNRRLLMAINSSTGRAFLTHFVVDNKFIIRLAVGGAMTEMQHVRAGWVLVQEKAKEVGATPGRY, via the coding sequence ATGGGGAGCGCAGCAGCGGACGCGCTATTGCCACTGGACCCCGAGACGTTCGCCGCCGAATCGCACGCCGTGGTCGACTTCCTCGACGGGTACTACCGCAACATCCAGAGCTACCCTGTCCGGCCTGATGCCGAGCTAGGGCGCCTCCGGACGCTTCTACCCGACGCGGCCCCCGAGGATGGCGAGCCGGTGGACGTAGTACTGGAGGACGTGCGGCGGCACATTGTCCCGGGGTTGATGCACTGGCAGAGCCCCAGCTTCTTTGCATACTATCCAATGAACGCGAGCACGGCCGGGTTCGCCGGTGAGATGCTCTCCGCCGGCCTCAACGTGGTGCCGTTCGCGTGGGCTGCCTCGCCGGCTGCAACCGAGCTCGAGGCCGTCGTGGTGGACTGGATGGCGAAGCTGGTGGGCCTCCCGGAACGCTTCCTCTTCTCTGGTGGCGGCGGGGGCGTGCTGCAAGGGAGCACCTGCGAGGCCGTGGTGTGCACGCTCGTAGCCGCGCGCGATCGCGCGCTGATCATGCTCGGTGGCCATGAGGGCATCCTGCGGCTGGTGGTCTATGCCTCCGATCAGAGCCACTCCACTTTCCAGAAGGGCGCGAGGATCGTAGGGATCCCACCGGCCAACTTCCGCGTCATCCAGACATCGGCGGCGTCGAGTTACGGCCTCACCGCGGACAGTGTCCGCCGCGCTGTGGATGCTGACGTGGCCAGCGGGCTTGTGCCGTTGTACCTGTGTGCCACTGTCGGCACGACCGGGCTTGGCGCCGTCGATCCACTGCGCGAGCTGGGCGAGGTGGCCAGACGATACGACATGTGGTTACATGTCGACGCCGCGCACGCAGGTAGCTCTCTGATCTGCCGCGAGTTCCAGGATTGCCTTGACGGCGCCGAGCTTGCAGACTCCGTGAGCATGAACCCGCACAAGTGGTTCCTCACCAACATGGAGTGCTGCTGCCTGTGGGTGGCGAGCCCGGCCGCACTTACATCCGCACTCTCCAGCAACCCAGAATACCTCAACAACATCAGCACCGAAAATGCAGCAGCAATGGACATGGTCGACTACAAGGACTGGCAGATCGCATTATCGCGCCCTTTCCGCGCCATGAAGCTGTGGGTGGTCTTGCGCCGCTACGGCGCTGTGGCCATGCGAGCATACATACGGAGACACATCGATATGGCCAGGTGGTTCGAGCTGGAGCTGGAGGCCGACGAGAGGTTCGAGGTGGTCGTGCCAAGGAGGTTCTCCCTCGTGGCGTTCCGCCTCCGCCCAAGGCACGAGGGCGACGACGTGGAGGCCTTGAACCGCAGGCTACTCATGGCCATCAACTCCAGTACTGGGCGGGCCTTCCTGACACACTTTGTCGTGGATAACAAGTTCATTATCCGTCTGGCCGTGGGCGGGGCCATGACGGAGATGCAACACGTCCGGGCTGGATGGGTGCTTGTTCAGGAGAAGGCAAAGGAAGTAGGCGCCACTCCGGGGCGTTACTAA